The DNA region gaggaactcatttttcctcggtatgtccCTCAAAATACCGatgtttttttgtagtgaaCAAGTATTGAGTCAATAACAAAATACATCAAATTAATTCAACAGTTCAACGGTATTTGAAGGCATTGAATTCAATAAACGTTATGACACACGCATCCATGCACACCTTACGTTAACTTTGCTCAGTCACTTACGTCActctttgattttattattatttcttcttgcatttttttttatggttagGGGCTTTGTCCTACTGACCATTTTTGCAGGCACTGTCAATTTTCATGATGGATTTGACATTTCTCTTTGCATGTTAAGTATGTCACCGCTCTTTTAATTCCCTCGCAGCTCCCGTCAGTTAATACCCCGATCCTTTATCCTCTTTGTGACATTCATATCTGAGTTTAATCGCTTCAACTTTTGacttaatttggtttagtttacTAGCTAAGTTGACTTTCTATGTTCTGTATGACAAATGATACTTAATCAATTACTTGTTTAATGGGTCTCAATCCTTAATTGTAATTAGCATTGGATACTAACCTGGGtttatttcatttcattttatttgttaagGTGCAGTTAGTTCGTTAGATCATTCTTTCGTGTGGGGAAGGGGAACTAGATGAATCATCTCTTCTTTGTAATCAAACGTTTATCTCTTTTGTTCAATATAATCCCTTAGCGTGAAAAAGATCATTCTTTCGTGTTTCAGTTGGTTTCATGCCATTAATAAGTTTGtccatttcattttaaaatcgCATGCatgttatagtttttttttcaaagaagcTAGCATGTCATAAATTCATTAATGCATgtcatatgcatatatatatatattaattggtACACGTGGatctatattttttgtttcgtctttttttttcaaaaacactCATACATCTCAGATTCTCAATCGACTAATGACTGAATTTCTATTGGAAGGTACACGACGATCTATGTTGTTTTTTGGTTTCGTTTTTTTCAAAACACTCACACATCTCCATCGACTATTGACTGAATTTATAAGCAAGTAgaggatatatttttttttttgaagaaaagcAAGTAGAGGATATTGAcaacgacaacaacaacaaaaaagagaGTGGGGATAGTAAAATTCCGATTATGTTTTAGcattattcaaatatatacGTCGTATACAATCCGGTCTTGTCTGATGCTATAGAATTTCAAAGGATACAGTAGTGATATACGATTACGGCATGGACCACGAGGGGAATTAGAATCGAGATAAATACTCATGATCCGATGAACCGTACCTTCCCTATTGCACTCTTAACTTGGCATGCACTTGTACTTATCAACTCGCTGCACACATAAGATGCATGGGATATATAGAACCAAAACATAagcaaataaaaccaaattttaagATGCATGGGGATTTGCCATGCAAAGAAACAAATGAAATTCTTTTACTCACGTATTATATGTAGCCATATATGTGAAACTTGAGAAAATGTACGAGtcaaaattttaagtttgtATTTATATGTACATATGATATGATGACAACAGCAGAGCTTTCATGAGAATAGACATGTCGTGTCGTCTGCTGATTCTGCATCCTTCGTCCAAGATTACTCTTAGATCGCTGTAGTCCCATCTGTATCTCTTTGTATCTCCCATCATACTTATTCCAGTGGCCAATAATACTCAATTCGTGTCTAAAGTCTTTCACTTTCGAGTTATCAGATCAACTACTATTCGTTTTTACTACAAGTTTACTACATATGCATTTTTATTGCGACTATTAGAACTACTTAATTTATCTAAGTTCTAGTTATAGATTATTAGAATGTAAGCATTTCATTAGACATGTTTTTACGGAAAATTTGTGAAATTGTGTTTTGACCGTTCAGCGAGAAAACAAACTGCAATGCTGATATTAGCTTATACAAATTTAACATACAGTTTAAAAATCAATTACTAGACAATAAGGGAATATAGAGTTGTCAAGTTGCATACTAGGTTAATAGATCATATGCAACAAATTGCTCTTTTACATCTATAATAGTGTTTATAATCAGAACTACTCCAACTCATTTCTATTTTATTCTTATagaactaggtgttttcctccaccatgtgcagtaaaagaattttaaaatattttttaaaagataaatataaatatatattttttttattaatattataaattttcttttttcttatcaatattttaatataaatttgatttaactgaacattaaaattaagataaaaccaattttgtttattttaaattatatttaagaatgtgcatgtatatatttaaaattataatcttaggtagatttttctatctatttattttaattatatatattaataaatatgtaaaatttcagaattgtcaaaaattaaaattaaacaatatttataaaatctgtaaatatatataaaaaacttatgattttacgatttaatttgattttatgatttaattttataattttctaaaaatatgtatatatttttgaaatatttttaatttaaatgatatttcaaaatttgaaatgccataattgaatatatttattttaatgatgatttatgcgttattgccatattttaaaaaagtccaaaaatataaatcgataataaatataatatatgagttattaccatattttaaattttttatcaaaaatataaattaacattaaatataattatccatatcatattaatctataagacatgtcatcaattttagtagttatgtcacaattattaatctaggtgttttcatgcaccacgtgtagtgatgaatttcttaaaagttaaaatttatattttaaaatgtaatttattaatattatatattttattattttgactagtaattaatataaatatcattaattaagcataaaattaagagaaaatattttttttattttaaattatatttaagaatatatatgtatatatataaagttaaaatcttagataaaaaaaattatttatttcatttggttaaattattaaatcaacttgtacaaaattactaaaaatcatataaaattgtatagttatcaaaatttaaaactaaataatatttatataatttgtagatatctaaaagaaactaatgatattacgatttatttttttttaattcagaaaatttagaaaactttagataataaaaattttattattataaaagtaaaattatataatatttcgaaattcaaaatatcatatttgaatatttttattttagtgatgatttatgagttattaccatattctacaaagtttaccaaaaaataaatcaatattaaatgtaatatatgagttattgccatattctaaaaagatttcaaaaaatatatattagcattaaatgtaattgtccatgtcatatttaaccatatgacatgtcatcaatcttaatagccacgtcacaattttttgtgtgaaaacgattgtagagaagacatgtggcaaatcacttctcaaatatagactaggggatagGGGATATAGATCGCTATTTTTCCTCTATATTTTgagaaagaaataatatttttaattattctatatcttgaaaaaaaactatttaaaggaataaattagattaaacttcataaaacttttttatttagaggaaatagcaaaatacattaaaatggTCTAAAAgcagttatctttttttttcttttttttccttgagATATAGGATTCCAAGTCTAGTAAAAAAATATGGCCAAGTTTTTAAAGTCAAACTCAGATTTTGTTGATGAATATCAGTAGTATACAGAGGGGAAACTTCAATTAGAATAGCCCCATAGTTTCTTTCTCATTGCTTGGGTTTATAGAGTTTTAAGAATGAAACATACAACTTgccaacaaaagaaaatgaattaaacataaaattggAATAGCTTGATGTTGTTATTGTTAACTAAAGATTTGTATGTTCCAACAGAAATTTTGGGGTAAAAGTATAGTGCAAACATATCTCGTTTAGTTCACTGAGTTTTGCTTTCCGTGCATATAGAGCAAACCTATTAGATTGCTTGAAGTTGCCTTATGCAAGAGGCATGGTCAGTTGGTCTGGTCTTACAAACTAcgagaaaagaaaagacaaagGCCTTTgtcttttggacttgagagTTGATGTTGGGCCTAAGTACGTTCAAAGATGGGTTAATATATTCCCAAGCTTGGAAGTTGTGAACTCTAAGAATCTGACTGCTTAGACCCTTTCAAGTTACAAATGATCTATTTAGCAAATGTGGAATATTTGGTTTTGGGATTGGAGTTGTTGAACTTCGGACAATTCGTAGCCTAATCTGAGCATGGAAGAAATTTCAAGGATCAATTGTTTTGTGATCATATCTCGATGTCACAACCAGTGTTCTAAAAAGCGGTCTAGGCGGCCGCTTAGGCAGCGCTTAGGCGCTAGGCATTATAGGACCGTGGCGATTACTCTTTAAACCGCctagataattataatattgtaataataaataatatataatttattattcataaattataataattaatatattgtaatatatattcttatgaaaataatttttatcatatataaataatagtttttactattattaaatataaaatattacatatatttaatagattgttataatttttaaacgcTTAGACCGTTTAACTAATAATCTAGGCGTCCGCTTAATCGTTCTAGGCGCTAGGCGTTAGGTCGCCGCCCGCTTAGCGCCTAGCGCTTTTTTGAACACTGGTCACAACTACTCATCATGACGATTTTCCCACTTCATGATGCTCCTTTGGTATTTTCTACATTTTGCAAATTTTAACTGAAACAAAAAGGTAGTTTAAAGATAATTTTTGATGATCAATAAACGCTCTTCTTAAGATGTTTATAATTAAACATTTTccagtaataataaaaagttgttTCTCGTTTAATTATTAGGATAAGATGTCTGTCagtaattttcaaaataatcatcGGTACCATACTTTATAGAAGATAAAAAGTATCAAATTATTCGAgctgatttttaaaataattagtcaGCAGTATAACTGTATTTTGTACAGGAACACGTGTTCTACGTTAATAAGAGAGAAAGGGTTAGGATTCCGATTTTGGTTtatttctgatttatttataagaaTCTAAGGATGGCCTATTTCATACTATATGGTTCTTTTgcaaagaaaatgtttttttgatCGACTAGTTGAAGTCATAAAGCTGTAGAATTTGCATTGCGGAGACAAGGACTTTGTGCTATGATATCTCTATACTATGTTATTTACTTCATACATAATTTTGGGGCCTAAAACCCAAAAACATTGAACCCATCTCTAAAAGAATTTTGTCTTTAAAATGCATATCAAGAATGGAATTTTGCTCTCTATAGTTCTAGTAGTAGCTCCAACCATATACCAAAATAAGGTTTTACAGTATTTATGCCTTATACATTTATAACATAATTTTGCCATCTGAAGCATAGGTGATATCTGCTTTAGTCCATGGTCGACCCTGACTTCATCGTATATTTCGGGATGCAAGAAATCTGATGTGTAGATgttatatatttcttcttttgcTTGTATGGTCTTTTTTGTGTTTACTCAAGCATATTTAGTTTTCTTAAGAGCAGATAATTGTTGGTGTGGAAACATATACAATAGATAAATATCATTATCATTCTGCAATATCCAATTTTGTTGTATATTGTAGTGTTCGGTGAAAGATTTAAAAGAATTGGTTTATCCTTCTATATAAttaaactagatcatgatccgcgcgatcgcgcgggttttatttttgttttaacacataaaatatattctataatagttaATACAATTTGGAGTTTGTCCTTTTTACATAatgtggttttatataatttcgagtTTGTCCAAAACATGTTGTttaagaacaatgttaaaactgttttttgtattaatagtttttttcgTTGGTGTATAAGAGATATAACTGTGCGgtgaaaaaaatactaatataatattaaccaatacgatttgattttgacattgtgctttttaagagttttttctaaatattttgtgatTGTCCAGTGAATGATGAATGCAAATGCAAATacttatatacacattttagtGGGAGGAAATGAATATTCTCTCATCtattaaattacatataataaatacaaaatatcatgACACCGAAattttaggtatagtagaataaacttggaaaaTGGGTttttccatattcatgatttATCAAATCTggcaatttgattgtgaatatttgattgtaaccgagatTTTAGATCTAGTAGActcaacttggtgaagaggttttcCTGCAACCgattttttaaagtataaattgatgtttctgttattgaaatAATAGTATACGAttagtatattctatttagtgtatattcaaagCAAACCTTGATTATTTTAGCATCgaagaaaatatattctgatatctttagtattgagtttcaaaagttttgtatcaagctatttaaaatttaaagattcatcagtatttgatgccaaataattgttttttaattcaaagaggttttgtgtttaagataattatagtttGATGATGGGAGGAAACATGTTCttaagttatttggttaattgaatcgATTGGTTTATAAGATAACTGGATCAAGATagtcaaaattatataatgacAGGCTAAGGATTCGtgtgatattaatatttttttgtcaacctactcttataatatttgtatttttaataacatctgtaatatttatttttatttctgtctatttatattttatttttaagaattcagactcgtgtaatatttatattggagacatttattgtattcatttgactataataaaagagaaggattgttatatttgtactaatgatataatataaatatgataatgttaGTATACTTAAATGAAAGAatagatattttgtaaaatatatgtatataatgtaaGACATAGATCTTATAGTGAAATTAAATGATAGATGGTTGATATTGAACTCTTTAGGGaaatacagtagaacctctataaattaatactcgataaattaataatctctatataaattaataaatttcgccGGTCCCAACTTGGGCCGGTGTAAAATAAGatacaaatcaataaaataataagataataatatttttaaagctcccatgtaaatatatagtcccattaaaatcataaattaataatctatcaatatatatcttttatataaatacaaattaaaCATTAGattgttgttttatatttacaatgaaaatacatctatttcttaatattttgataatatttagttaaattatttcgaaaatcacataacaattctataaaatataaaaatatacaccaaataagataataaaacaatatgaaagtcaattttctaaaatttaaataatttatatatggtaaaattaaatattttcttatttataaataaaaatagaaaaaatctaaaaaatgaaacttttgtaaattaatatctctttaaattaataaaattttaaagttccaacattattaatttatagaggttctactgtatttaaatgaaaggttagactaagaataataatgtgatgtccaatttaaaaatctatctagaagaagttataatgtttctgttttaataagatagattgtatttattttccgtttacatatttaaatggaattcaaaaattaagaatattaaaatagaatagtaGAATGATAGGTGATCTATCGAAAAGTGATTCGTGATATcatacaaatgaaaaaaaaattacgaagAAATAAAATGTGGTAACTGCATTATCAGTAACAAATCTTTTGAGCTTTCGAAAATTAACGCCCTAACCATTCACCGATGATAAACTCCATAACCCAAATAGTAGATATGAAGGTTTATTGGGAAAATGTGGTCGGAGCATTGTACACTCCTCTATttctttttaatgttatttCAGATTTAAACAATTGCAAAATAAAACTTCAGATTAAAATAAGGATCCAAGGACTATGTGAAAATCTTGAAGGCCTTGTTTGTTTGGAGATTAGCACATCAAACAATAGtagcaaataaataaaactcaGGAAAGGTGTGCATATGTCCTAGATGaacaaataaaactataaagCCTAGACTTGATTTGAAAAAGCATATGATAACACATAGCGAGGAGGTTGTCGCCAAGCGCAATGACAACTAGAGGCTAGCGCCATGTGTATATTTAACCAAATACTAAAAACCACATATCCTTATATACTAAAGCGCAAGTCGCTTTGCGAATCAGAATCCGACATgtggaaaatacattaaaataataaacaattgattaaaaaaattatcttaatttcAAGTAACTCAATCCTAATTTTTTCTGAATATCACATATAAAACAACTGGCCACGTTCTTAAACCGTCTTCTTCTCCATTATTAAAGAAACAAGAGAACGTTTTCTCCCTTGAACTTTCAGTTTTCTCtcgattttttctattttctgcAAAATTATTCTCTCGGAAAGCTCATAAGTTCATAACTACACTCGCAcattagaccaaaaaaaaaagaaaactacacTCACACACAGTATTCTTCCACTTgagtaaaaaaaagattaaaggGGCAAGCGTCATGTTTTGGCTTGACAAAAAGGTTTGCATGTTTTCCACCTTTTACTATTTTTCTCTCCCAAATTTTGATTTGTTGATTAATGTTTCCATTAATTGTTGAAACAATTATTTCTAAGTATTCACACTGCAATCGAGTTCAACCATAATAGTTTTTCTGAATATATGAAGGAATTTGCATATCTGAAtccaaattaaattttcaattcAAACAAGGTTGACTATGCAATTTTTCATCAAGACTTAACGTTTCATTATAatgtaataaaaagaaaactaaatcataaactcaacAAACTATAAGTAAGCTGgattagttttgttttgaatgtgtgtgtgttttcagaaaatatgttagataaaataacataaaatgtCAGTAAAGTGTTATTTTAAActgcaaaaaatatttaaacagtaaatttatttgattcatcacattcaaatttatacataaattaagttttttattcGAAAGAATTAATGGATCAAATCaatcatttttttatagatcctatttatttttgaaatactACAAACATGTTTCAATTTTATAACAATATCAGATATTGTTTTGCTTTCTACAACCGATTTATTTCAATGTGGACACCTCTAATATTATGGGCTTTGTgtaatatctaaaaaaatatttgttctgATCGCCAATTATGACActgatcaaataatttataaaaaagtaaattgGCCCGTGCGTAGCCGGGCAGTAATACTAGTTCATGATAAACCAACAACACCATTGAAGAGACTTATAGAGCAACACCAACCCTTAAAAGCAAAACACCCACTAAAAATACCAAATGAAAACACCAATTCTAAACCTTATTACTCAGCGTCTTTCATCAGCATACTCCATCTCAAGAGAAGATAAACTAATGATATGAACTTAAGGATTTTTAGGTTATTATGTAGGAGAAGTAACTAGGGTTTGCTTTCAGGATATACTCTTCTCGACGACAAAATATTCATTTGTAACCGTTTAGATCAAACCGTTTTATGTACTAATGTCAGACAAACCAGTTGGTTTGTGTGGGCTTACAACAAAGCGTCGCCATAAATGCTTTTGGAAAACCACGAAAGCCGAGGGAAAGCGCAATATGTATCTCTCCTGGCCATGGGGTATTGTGGCGATGAGGTCACCGCAAGGGAGCACCTAGCGCCATGGCGTCAAAAGCTAGAGCTTTTTTAAACCAAGGGCCTAGATTGATTCAAACATCAATCATCTCTAAGTTTGCCTTTACATGGGAAAGTAACatttcaaatctgttttttttttcaccgtGAAATAATTGGAGGTGGCAAATGTCATATTACCGCATCATACTTGTCGTAGGTTTGTATTAAAAAaagtccttttttttttcttttgcggAAACAAAGAAGATTGACATTGCTAGCCTGAGAGGGATATACATTCATACATTAAAAGtctaattaaaaaagaaaaaagaatgttGTCACAACATAAAAAGAAGAACCTCTACTCTCACACACAGAATTGGTCAAAGGTAACGGCAAATATCAGCAACAGAAACATAGCTGGATGCATCAAAGATTTAAGAAGAAAGAGTGATCAACAGAATAGCCACTCTCCAGTTCAAGTATTACGCTCCGCACCGAAAATCAGGGGAAGAACACAATCTCCTTGTCATTTTTATTACACATTTTTATTGTTgcgaaagaaaataaaacacaagGAGCCAAAGAACCCCATCACTATCTCAAACCTGTAATTCTATACTCTTTCTTCTGTGTGTGATTCCTATTAGACTTCGAGTTCCATATccttaaaattattattattttatatcctCCTTGGTTGATCCGTGAGGtgagcacaaaaaaaaaagaataataatcgCAAGAGAATTGAAGTTGATTAACAAATAACAATCAACAACAAAAGTCAAAAGGGATTTGGATAGCTGAAAAAAAGTTCGACTCTTTCACCCAATTGAAGAATTAGGTTTGTACTTCTCAATTCCAGCCGcgaattagggttttgtttcATTGAGCGAGCTGATTTAAGGGTTTATTGCTTTACTTGTGTCTCTCTTATTTTCATGGTTTTTCTTTATGGGTTTTGCAGGAAAAAGTCAAAATTTGAGTTCAATGGTACTATTACTAAAGCTCCTAGATGGGTGTTTCTCGTATTGCAATTAAAGCTCACAACTTTTGTCtacattcatcatcatcatcatcatcatcatcatcatcagctcATCTAACCCCAAATGACCACATCATTGACATTCCAACAAACACTCCTTCACATCAtcacgaggaggaggaggaggagagaccTTCCACTACTCCTCCTCCTGACATGCCTATCTCTCACCCACCTTCCTCCGTCCGGTCAAATCCTAGAAACCCCCGTCGCAGACGCAGTCCTCTGAACTCCGGCCTGTGGATTTCCATCGAGCTACTCCTCACTCTCGGCCAGATCATTGCAGCCATCGCCGTTTTGTCCTTGTCTAAACACGAGCACCCACGTGCGCCCTTGTTCGCTTGGATCGTCGGTTACGCCTCTGGATGCGTTGCAACGCTCCCGCTCTTGTACTGGAGATACTATCACCATTCCAATCAGGCCTCTGACCAGGACGACTCTGCATCACAGCAGCATCGTCCTAATCTCAACGTCGCAGCAGGATCGTTCGCCTTTTCCATATCCAGGTCATCTGAAGGACAGCAGACCAGCAACACGTCTTCTCGTGGCACTAGTAGTAGTAGATACCCTGGTTTCATAAGCTCTGCCAGGTATATACCATATATGTCTTAATGAATTAACGTTTTTAAGAGTCCCTCTTTTGTTGAATCTTTTGGTTTTTGTGGTTTTACAGAGTAAAAGTTGTTATGGAGTACTTCAAAATGGCTCTGGATTGCTTCTTTGCGATATGGTTTGTGGTTGGTAACGTGTGGATATTCGGAGGCCATTCATCTGCATCCGAGGCTCCTAACTTGTACaggttaaattaattaattactccTTTTCTGTTCAAAACTACATTTTTGTCAAACATtctttaacccttttttttttgtttataggTTATGTTTAGTGTTTCTTACGTTTAGCTGTATTGGCTACGCCATGCCTTTCATCCTCTGCACGACGATATGTTGCTGCTTGCCCTGCATTATCTCCATTCTCGGATACAGAGAAGATTTAACTCAACCCCGAGGCGCTACACCTGAGTCGATTAACGCATTGCCTACTCATAAGTTTAAGTTGAAGAAAAGCAGAAGTAGCGGTTCGAGTAGTGCTAGCGAAGGTGGTGTTGTGGCGGCTGGAACTGATAAGGAGCGTGCCATTTCAGGAGAAGACGCTGTAAGTTTGCTTACATACAACATATCACACGTGCGATCAAGTCTCTTGAATAGTTTacaattgtttgtttgtttgcaggTCTGTTGCATTTGCTTGGCGAAATACGCGAATAACGAGGAGTTGAGAGAGCTTCCTTGTTCGCATTTCTTCCACAGAGAGTGCGTTGACAAGTGGCTCAAGATCAATGCTAGCTGCCCTCTTTGCAAGAGTGAAGTTGGGGAGAAGAACTCTGATTTGACGAGCTCGCTCTCTTCTGGGGGAAACGATAACACTCAACAACAGCGGAATGAACATAGAGTTGATAACGGTTTGGCTCACAGCGTTATCTAAAGACGTTTGGAGGAAAAACGTTACACAGAAAaggcgtttttttttttttgcattgttCCTAGTAGCCAAATGGTCTAAGAAGGTGAAGATAGAAATGTCTTTTGCTTTTGTAAATTAAGACCCTCTGAACACCTAGGAGAGTTTTGAAAATCAGTGATTTGAGTGTGCGTGTGTTctagatatttttgttttgttttgtttattctgtGAATCTTTATCACGAACAGAACCTTTATACGAGAGAGAGAGCCAGGGCTTTTTCAATACCTTGGTATACATATCAATATAGAATCTCTATACTGGAACATGAATATATTCTGTGTTGTATACATTTTATGAGTCTTTTCATGTAATAATTTTGATTGTGTCATGCAATGTCTGATTTACGtacattttattggtttaaaaagtcAAAGTGAATTTAGAAATTACCAATAATCTCTGCAAGAGCAAGAACCTTCTGAGAAATGATGAAACCTTTTAGAATCTCTAATAATGAGTCTCCTTTTCTCCATCAAAGATATTGCTTTTGCTGTTTCATGACAGTCTCCACATATTCTAAGATTCTTCCTTATGATTATCGGTTCCATTGGACTAATCACCAAAAGCCCAAACGCCATTGCAATCTTCTCGCTATGTTGATTAATCATTTCCTCTTTCACATCTTCATCAACATCATGCAACACAAACTCTGTTCTTGATTTATATCCTAgttccttcttcatcttcttcctaaTCTCTTTCAGCTTCTTCTGTATCTTCTCTGACTCAGGGTGAGACCAATCTCCAACAACAAACTTATGAATCTTATTACCATGTTCTATCTCGCTACACCCTGAAGCCCTCACAAGACCTTTCTGTTTCATCAGATTCCTTATTCTCGAAGCATCTTCCCACTGACCAGAAGCTGAGTAGATATTTGCTAGCATTATGTAGTTTCTACCGTCACAGGGTTCTAACTCAAACAATCTCTCTGCAGCTTCTTTGCCGAGTTTGGTATCTCCATAAAGTCTACAAGCAGCAAGCAAAGCTCCCCAAACACCGGAACTCGCCTCCATTGGCATCTCTTTGATCATTCTATAAGCATCCTGAAGAAACCCGAATCTACCCATCAGATCAACCATACAAGAGTAGTGTTCTAACCTCGGCTCAACTCTGTATCTTTTCAACATTGTTTCGAAATAATGCTTCCCTTCTTCGACAAGACCCGAGTGACTACAAGCACTCAACAAGTGAGTCAAGGTTACATGATCAGGACTAATACCAGAGCGATCAACCATGAGCTCAAAAAGCTTGATCGCGTCTCTTCCGTAACCATGAGTGGCGTAAGCAGCAAGCATCGCTGTC from Raphanus sativus cultivar WK10039 chromosome 8, ASM80110v3, whole genome shotgun sequence includes:
- the LOC108819515 gene encoding E3 ubiquitin-protein ligase At1g63170, whose translation is MGVSRIAIKAHNFCLHSSSSSSSSSSSAHLTPNDHIIDIPTNTPSHHHEEEEEERPSTTPPPDMPISHPPSSVRSNPRNPRRRRSPLNSGLWISIELLLTLGQIIAAIAVLSLSKHEHPRAPLFAWIVGYASGCVATLPLLYWRYYHHSNQASDQDDSASQQHRPNLNVAAGSFAFSISRSSEGQQTSNTSSRGTSSSRYPGFISSARVKVVMEYFKMALDCFFAIWFVVGNVWIFGGHSSASEAPNLYRLCLVFLTFSCIGYAMPFILCTTICCCLPCIISILGYREDLTQPRGATPESINALPTHKFKLKKSRSSGSSSASEGGVVAAGTDKERAISGEDAVCCICLAKYANNEELRELPCSHFFHRECVDKWLKINASCPLCKSEVGEKNSDLTSSLSSGGNDNTQQQRNEHRVDNGLAHSVI
- the LOC108822281 gene encoding pentatricopeptide repeat-containing protein At5g40410, mitochondrial — protein: MAYVSSLIASIASCVSISKCRSLHCKVVKTVSYRQGFIGDQLVRCYLRLCHEVCAEKLFDEMPERDLVSWNSLISGYSGRGYLGKCLKALSKMMRSEVGLGFRPNEVTFLSILSACVHVKSREEGRCVHGLVMKYGVLEEVKVVNALINLYGKVGDLSSSCRLFEGLSVKNVVSWNTMIVVYLQNGLAEDGLGCFKVSRRVGGNKADQATFLAVLRVCEAIGAVKVAQGIHGMILRCGFNANMCIATALLDLYAKLGRLEDSSKVFFEITSPDSTAWTAMLAAYATHGYGRDAIKLFELMVDRSGISPDHVTLTHLLSACSHSGLVEEGKHYFETMLKRYRVEPRLEHYSCMVDLMGRFGFLQDAYRMIKEMPMEASSGVWGALLAACRLYGDTKLGKEAAERLFELEPCDGRNYIMLANIYSASGQWEDASRIRNLMKQKGLVRASGCSEIEHGNKIHKFVVGDWSHPESEKIQKKLKEIRKKMKKELGYKSRTEFVLHDVDEDVKEEMINQHSEKIAMAFGLLVISPMEPIIIRKNLRICGDCHETAKAISLMEKRRLIIRDSKRFHHFSEGSCSCRDYW